DNA sequence from the Chryseobacterium indicum genome:
TGTCCCTGTATCCAATCCCAAATCATTAAGTCCTTTTTTGAAGTAATTGATATTTTCCCATAGTTTTTCTCTCCAGTGTGGCTCTTCATCAATAAGCTCTATGGCTTTTACAATTCCTGTAGCTGTGGAAGGAGGCGTTGTAGCCGAAAATATCTGTTGTCTGGACTGGAATCTTATGAAATTCGTAAGACTTTTGTTGGCAATAACATACCCTCCAAGATTACCAAATGTTTTACTGAAAGTTCCTGTTATAATATCTATTTTATCCAGCAGACCGGTATCTTCAATCGTACCTCTTCCTGTTTTTCCTAAAATACCTACCCCGTGAACATCATCAACCATAAGGTAAGCGTTATATTTTTTTACTAAGTTATAAATTTCTTCAATAGGTGCAGTGTCTCCATCCTGAGAATATACACCGTCTATTACCACAAGCTTTGTACGAAATTGTTTTTCCGATGTTTTTAAAATCTGTTCCAGAGCCTCCAGATTATTATGCGGAAATGTTTTTCTGTTGGTAAGAATACATCCTTCGTATACACTTGCATGAACTGCCATATCTACAATCGCAATGTCTTCTTTCTGCAACAGGATTTGTAAAGTTGCACTGTTTGTTGTGTATCCTGTTGTAAAAATTACGGCTTCGTCTTGAGAACGTCCAAAAAAGGAAGCAATTTTAGCCTCCAAATCGTTGTGGTAAGAGTAATACCCTCCGATAAGCGGTGTTGCAGCCGTACCGGTTCCGTATTTTTCCACTCCTTCTATAGCCGCCTGCTTTACTTTAGGGTGTTGTGTAAACCCTAAGTAATCACTTGTAACGAAGCTTACAAACTCTCTGGTTACGTTGTGAGTTCCTACATTCATTACAGAACTGCAACCTGTATTATTCTGCAATCTGTAGTGATGACGCCCGTTTGATTTCATGTATTCCAGAAAGTCATAGTAAATGTCTGCACGCTCCATCATATCGAAGCCCGGAATATTTTCGAAATCCTTAAAAGTCGCTGTTGAAAAGTTAATATCCATCCTTAATTTTGTTAGCTGTTTAATGTTAAAACAAATATAGTATTATTTTAAAAACAAATAAATTAATTTCCTACAAAAATTTATTATGTATAAAATATTTTTATTAAATAATCTTAAAAAAATTTAATATTCATAAAATAAATTAAATATTAACAAAAAAACAATAAAATAAAAAATTATATAACCGCTTAGGAATTAAGCAATTAACATCTTGGGTGT
Encoded proteins:
- a CDS encoding aminotransferase class I/II-fold pyridoxal phosphate-dependent enzyme; translated protein: MDINFSTATFKDFENIPGFDMMERADIYYDFLEYMKSNGRHHYRLQNNTGCSSVMNVGTHNVTREFVSFVTSDYLGFTQHPKVKQAAIEGVEKYGTGTAATPLIGGYYSYHNDLEAKIASFFGRSQDEAVIFTTGYTTNSATLQILLQKEDIAIVDMAVHASVYEGCILTNRKTFPHNNLEALEQILKTSEKQFRTKLVVIDGVYSQDGDTAPIEEIYNLVKKYNAYLMVDDVHGVGILGKTGRGTIEDTGLLDKIDIITGTFSKTFGNLGGYVIANKSLTNFIRFQSRQQIFSATTPPSTATGIVKAIELIDEEPHWREKLWENINYFKKGLNDLGLDTGTTCSAVVPVKIGDPHITGDVGRMLLEHGVYTNPIIYPAVARKDARIRMSVTATHDKEHLDKTLNAFEDINKKLHIAKK